From one Brachypodium distachyon strain Bd21 chromosome 4, Brachypodium_distachyon_v3.0, whole genome shotgun sequence genomic stretch:
- the LOC100838232 gene encoding dicer-like protein 4 isoform X2, translated as MVPPVHQESSVMPNNTLEEKEVELEEEKELSCTRKRPKCAGSVVQSQQEIEVLAIENVNKGPGFLSLEESAYVVQSNVEANVCSQGDIRGSTTQEVTARAKLNDFCSAIGWKYPKYDFAEQGPNKNLFTCKATVHVDAITDTIVECFSESKPQKKAAREQAAQGILWCLRCLGHVK; from the exons ATGGTACCTCCTGTGCACCAGGAGTCCAGTGTCATGCCAAACAATACACTAGAAGAGAAGGAGGTGGagttagaagaagaaaag GAATTGTCATGCACACGCAAAAGGCCCAAATGTGCAGGATCTGTTGTCCAATCGCAACAGGAAATTGAGGTTCTCGCCATTGAAAATGTGAATAAAGGGCCTGGCTTTCTTTCACTCGAAGAGTCTGCTTATGTAGTGCAGAGCAATGTTGAAGCAAATGTTTGCAGCCAGGGGGATATTCGTG GCAGCACAACTCAAGAAGTAACAGCAAGGGCGAAGCTGAATGATTTCTGCAGTGCAATTGGCTGGAAGTATCCAAAATATGACTTTGCAGAACAAGGACCTAACAAAAACTT GTTCACATGCAAGGCGACTGTCCATGTGGACGCAATCACAGACACCATTGTGGAGTGCTTCAGTGAATCCAAGCCTCAGAAAAAAGCTGCGCGGGAACAAGCTGCTCAAGGTATATTATGGTGCCTTAGATGCCTTGGTCATGTGAAATAA
- the LOC100838527 gene encoding uncharacterized protein LOC100838527 has product MPNAIPAFFRAAPGGASASGAGPSLATSVYETRLGLAALSWSRAAFGLSLRAVLRVGALASSASVSDYGCYDDGGGLEFDEEEEDTIAVRVRPWLFWRRRGSKRLHVHGRRVDMSWDLTHARFACPGSPEPSSGYFVAVVVDGEMAVVAGDMAEEAYRKTKAQRPQGPGHVLVSRREHVSMREGGHGGRGHKTCVIVRGKQREISLDLVARGHGKDREMDKEKEKDKAEVGMSVSVDGERVLHIRRLRWKFRGSEKVDLGGGDRVQVSWDLHHWLFSARELAPVDAASVLAAAPPPAHAVFVFRFELGDTAGEERDSAEAKEKELLDKARRGGALSGYLGRLGRGDWSESSSNGENRRKRGHARRLAKASSSSSASIASSSASWASSSTVMDWASPEEAEMHRGDGFSLLVYAWKS; this is encoded by the coding sequence ATGCCGAACGCGATTCCGGCCTTCTTCCGCGCCGCGCCGGGCGGGGCGTCAGCTTCTGGGGCGGGGCCTAGCCTCGCCACATCCGTCTATGAGACCCGCCTCGGCCTGGCGGCGCTGTCCTGGTCGCGCGCCGCGTTCGGGCTCAGCCTCCGGGCCGTGCTCCGGGTCGGGGCGCTCGCGTCTTCGGCCTCGGTCTCCGACTACGGGTgctacgacgacggcggcggcttggagttcgatgaggaggaggaggacaccATCGCGGTGCGCGTCCGGCCATGGCTgttctggcggcggcgggggtcgAAGCGGCTCCACGTGCACGGCCGCCGGGTGGACATGTCGTGGGACCTCACGCACGCGCGGTTCGCCTGCCCCGGCTCGCCCGAGCCGTCCTCCGGCTActtcgtcgccgtcgtggTCGACGGCGAGATGGCGGTCGTGGCGGGGGACATGGCGGAGGAGGCCTACAGGAAGACGAAGGCCCAGCGGCCGCAGGGCCCCGGCCATGTCCTCGTCTCCCGGCGCGAGCACGTGTCCATGCGCGAGGGCGGCCATGGTGGCCGCGGGCACAAGACCTGCGTCATCGTCCGGGGCAAGCAGCGGGAGATCTCTTTGGATCTCGTGGCGCGCGGGCACGGCAAGGACAGGGAAATggacaaggagaaggagaaggacaagGCCGAGGTCGGCATGTCGGTCTCCGTGGACGGCGAGCGCGTCCTGCACATCCGCCGTCTGCGCTGGAAGTTCCGCGGCAGCGAGAAGGTtgacctcggcggcggcgaccgggTCCAGGTCTCCTGGGACCTCCACCACTGGCTCTTCTCCGCGCGCGAGCTGGCCCCCGtcgacgccgcctccgtccTCGCCGCAGCGCCCCCGCCCGCGCACGCCGTGTTCGTCTTCCGCTTTGAGCTCGGCGACACAGCCGGCGAAGAGCGCGACTCCGCTgaggccaaggagaaggagctACTCGATAAGGCCAGAAGAGGCGGCGCTTTGTCAGGCTATCTTGGGAGATTGGGCAGAGGGGACTGGAGCgagagcagcagcaatggGGAGAATCGGAGGAAGAGGGGACATGCTCGCAGGCTGGCCAAGGCAAGCTCATCATCGTCGGCATCAATTGCATCCTCCTCGGCTTCCTGGGCGAGCAGCTCGACGGTCATGGACTGGGCCAGCCCCGAGGAGGCCGAGATGCACCGCGGCGACGGCTTCTCGCTTCTTGTCTACGCCTGGAAGAGCTAG
- the LOC100839146 gene encoding Golgi SNAP receptor complex member 1-1 produces MEASSWDALRKQARRLEAQLDDQMIAYRKLVSMKSDGSENDIESDIERSLKQLQQVNSQMQTWVSSGGSEVLSHTLTRHMEILQDLTQEFYRLRSSLRVKQQHASLLDLRDFDRAKFDVEEAGDSADQALLREQAAISRNSGQVDNVISQAQATLGALMSQRSTFGGITTKISNVSSRLPTVNHILASIRRKKSMDTIILSLVASVCAFLIFIYWLSK; encoded by the exons ATGGAGGCGTCGTCCTGGGACGCCCTTCGCAAGCAG GCAAGAAGGTTGGAAGCTCAGTTAGATGACCAAATGATTGCATACCGTAAATTGGTTTCTATGAAATCAGATGGTTCAGAGAATGACATTGAGTCTGATATAGAAAGATCATTGAAGCAACTTCAGCAAGTAAATTCTCAAATGCAAACATGGGTATCATCAGGAGGCTCTGAAGTTCTTTCTCATACATTGACTCGCCATATGGAGATTTTGCAAGACCTTACTCAG GAATTCTATCGGCTTCGCTCAAGCCTCAGAGTGAAGCAGCAACATGCTTCCCTCCTTGATTTGAGAGACTTTGACAGAGCAAAGTTTGATGTTGAAGAGGCTGGAGACTCAGCTGATCAAGCTCTTCTCAGGGAACAAGCTGCAATTAGCAGGAATTCCGGACAG GTGGATAATGTGATATCACAAGCTCAAGCAACACTAGGGGCTCTCATGTCTCAACGGTCAACGTTTGGTGGCATTACTACGAAGATAAGCAATGTTAGCAGCCGGCTCCCTACG GTCAATCACATCCTGGCGTCAATCAGAAGAAAGAAATCGATGGACACCATTATTCTTTCGCTCGTCGCGTCTGTATGCGCCTTTCTAATTTTCATCTACTGGTTGTCGAAGTAG
- the LOC100838839 gene encoding probable CCR4-associated factor 1 homolog 7 translates to MTTPVEDKPDDVEIREVWAENLEAEFAVIREIVDDYPYVAMDTEFPGVVCRPLGTFKSAADFNYATLKANVDMLKLIQLGLTFSDERGGLPALGPGGRPCVWQFNFRGFDPRTDVAAADSIDLLRRSGIDFARHAADGADSRRFAELLMSSGVVMNAEIHWVTFHSGYDFGYLLKLLTGTNLPDTNSGFFDLIRIYFPVIYDIKHLMRFCNSLHGGLNKLAELLDVERVGICHQAGSDSLLTALSFNKLKESYFGGLTEKYAGVLYGLGTEGGETTSVH, encoded by the coding sequence ATGACGACGCCGGTCGAAGATAAGCCAGACGATGTGGAGATTCGCGAGGTGTGGGCGGAGAACCTCGAGGCCGAGTTCGCCGTGATCCGAGAGATCGTCGACGACTACCCGTATGTCGCCATGGACACGGAGTTCCCCGGCGTGGTCTGCCGACCACTGGGGACCTTCAAGTCCGCCGCCGACTTCAACTACGCCACGCTCAAGGCCAACGTCGACATGCTCAAGCTCATCCAGCTCGGTCTGACCTTCTccgacgagcgcggcggcctCCCCGCCCTCGGTCCGGGCGGCCGCCCCTGCGTCTGGCAGTTCAACTTCCGAGGGTTCGACCCACGGaccgacgtcgccgccgcagaCTCCATCGATCTGCTACGCCGCAGCGGGATCGACTTCGCCCGCCACGCAGCTGACGGCGCCGACTCTCGCCGGTTTGCCGAGCTGCTCATGTCGTCAGGCGTCGTCATGAACGCTGAGATCCACTGGGTGACCTTCCATAGCGGCTACGATTTCGGCTACTTGCTCAAGCTGCTCACTGGCACCAACCTGCCGGACACCAATTCTGGCTTCTTCGATCTCATCAGGATATACTTCCCTGTGATCTACGACATCAAGCACTTGATGAGATTCTGCAATAGTCTCCACGGTGGACTGAACAAGCTCGCTGAGCTGCTCGATGTCGAGCGGGTTGGAATCTGCCATCAGGCTGGTTCCGACTCTCTGCTCACCGCACTTTCGTTCAATAAGCTCAAGGAGTCATACTTCGGTGGGTTAACTGAGAAATATGCCGGTGTGTTATATGGTCTAGGAACAGAAGGTGGGGAGACCACCTCTGTTCACTGA